Proteins found in one Acidobacteriota bacterium genomic segment:
- a CDS encoding ABC transporter permease, whose translation MFSLASDFRLAGRTLLRNPGFVAVVVLTLAMGIGANTAIFSVVNALLLQPLPYQESDRLAVIWGYNPPKIEDRNVISPFVFRFYREHMATFEQLAAFSMPKATLTGAGDPEEVQLQITTENLFGMLGVTAQLGRTFTIEDTRPEAASVVVLSHELWQTRFGGDPKVIGRKVSLNSHPTTVIGVMPPYTQFNLLPNSFKFRPAQVWQPVIYSDSFYQTHLGYLFVVGQLKAGTSLRTAQDELDAVTRQLSVHHPEANTRRQFKVVSLREELVGAIRPALYALFGAVGVVLLIACANVANLLLARAVRQKHEFALRCAIGASPWQVFRQSLIESLLLAGMSGGLGVLIARWAVDFLLVLSPKEIQWLNVIQLDRRVLGFTLVLSLATGIGFGLFPALAVARTNLASVLKQQSITIVSPHNFLRSTFLVAQIALTVVLLIIAGLMIRSFLRMRAVDPGFDSANVITARVQLPGSRYRNPAQRIEFFSQLIQRIQAIPNVVSVGGTNSLPFTGARIETDFEIAERPTPSPGENWLSEIEIVSPTFFQAMGMPVIQGRTFSPQEAHIKSQAVMINQMLARQYFGAENPVGKHLVFREADSVDTLEIIGVVADSCHRGLDCPIRPKCYWPHPQLVLNYMSLVIRTSDDSGPVVTAIRRELASLDADLALSEIQPLEVLLAQSIAKARFSMLLFSIFGGFALVVAAIGIYAVMSYTAAERTREIGLRLALGAQPLDIVKLIVGQGISLTCIGIGLGIAVALGLTRLLTTLLYSVSASDPLTFFGMGLLLVAVACLACTMPVRRAMKVNPVVALWSAAA comes from the coding sequence ATGTTTTCACTCGCCAGTGATTTTCGCCTTGCCGGGCGAACACTGCTCAGAAATCCAGGCTTTGTCGCGGTCGTCGTCTTGACGCTGGCTATGGGGATTGGTGCGAACACCGCTATTTTTTCGGTGGTCAATGCGTTGTTGCTCCAGCCGTTGCCATACCAGGAATCTGACCGACTGGCTGTGATTTGGGGGTACAACCCTCCAAAAATTGAGGATCGAAATGTGATCTCGCCATTTGTGTTTCGCTTTTATCGCGAACATATGGCGACTTTCGAACAACTGGCCGCTTTTAGTATGCCCAAAGCGACGCTCACGGGTGCCGGCGATCCTGAGGAAGTCCAGCTTCAAATCACAACCGAAAATCTGTTTGGCATGCTTGGGGTAACGGCGCAGCTTGGACGAACTTTTACAATCGAAGACACTCGCCCTGAGGCTGCGTCAGTCGTGGTTCTGAGCCACGAGTTATGGCAAACCCGATTTGGAGGTGACCCGAAAGTCATTGGTCGAAAGGTGTCACTCAACAGTCACCCTACAACCGTGATTGGTGTTATGCCGCCCTACACTCAGTTCAACCTGCTTCCAAATTCCTTCAAATTCCGCCCGGCTCAAGTCTGGCAACCCGTCATTTACAGCGATAGTTTCTACCAGACCCATTTGGGCTATCTGTTTGTGGTTGGCCAGCTCAAGGCTGGTACTTCGCTCAGAACAGCTCAAGACGAACTGGATGCAGTGACCCGGCAACTCTCGGTGCACCATCCTGAGGCCAACACCCGGCGACAGTTTAAGGTTGTGTCACTGCGTGAAGAACTGGTTGGGGCAATTCGACCGGCGTTGTACGCGCTCTTTGGGGCGGTTGGGGTGGTGCTCCTGATTGCCTGTGCCAATGTTGCCAATCTACTGCTGGCCAGAGCCGTTCGCCAAAAACACGAATTTGCCCTTCGCTGCGCGATTGGTGCCAGCCCCTGGCAGGTGTTTCGCCAGTCGTTGATTGAAAGCCTGTTGCTGGCCGGGATGAGTGGTGGGTTGGGGGTGTTGATTGCCCGATGGGCAGTTGATTTTCTGCTGGTGCTCAGCCCGAAAGAAATCCAGTGGCTCAACGTGATCCAGCTTGATCGGCGGGTGCTGGGCTTTACCCTGGTGTTATCGCTGGCAACAGGAATTGGATTTGGGCTGTTTCCAGCACTGGCGGTTGCACGGACCAATCTGGCGAGTGTGCTCAAACAGCAATCCATCACGATTGTTTCACCGCACAATTTCCTTCGGAGCACCTTTCTGGTGGCTCAGATTGCCTTGACAGTGGTCCTGCTGATCATTGCCGGGCTGATGATCCGGAGTTTTCTGCGGATGCGAGCGGTTGACCCTGGATTTGACTCAGCCAATGTGATTACCGCCCGGGTTCAGCTTCCAGGAAGTCGGTACCGGAACCCAGCTCAACGGATTGAATTTTTCAGCCAGTTGATTCAACGGATTCAGGCAATCCCCAACGTGGTCTCGGTTGGGGGCACCAATTCGCTTCCATTCACAGGGGCGCGAATTGAAACCGATTTTGAGATTGCCGAACGCCCCACTCCTTCACCGGGTGAGAACTGGCTTTCCGAGATTGAAATCGTCAGTCCTACCTTTTTCCAGGCGATGGGCATGCCGGTCATTCAGGGGCGCACCTTCTCACCACAGGAAGCGCACATCAAGAGTCAGGCTGTGATGATTAACCAGATGCTTGCCCGCCAGTACTTTGGCGCTGAAAACCCGGTTGGAAAACATCTGGTATTTCGTGAAGCGGACTCAGTGGATACCCTGGAAATTATCGGAGTCGTGGCCGATTCGTGCCATCGAGGACTTGATTGCCCAATTCGTCCAAAATGCTACTGGCCGCATCCACAACTGGTGCTCAATTATATGAGTCTGGTGATTCGGACCAGTGATGATTCAGGGCCGGTGGTGACCGCGATTCGCCGTGAACTGGCCAGCCTGGATGCCGATCTGGCGCTGTCTGAAATCCAGCCGCTTGAAGTCCTGCTGGCTCAATCAATTGCCAAAGCGCGGTTTAGTATGCTGTTGTTTTCAATTTTTGGCGGGTTTGCCCTGGTGGTGGCAGCGATTGGGATTTATGCCGTAATGTCCTACACGGCTGCTGAGCGGACCCGTGAGATTGGGCTTCGGCTGGCGCTTGGCGCACAACCTCTGGATATTGTGAAACTGATTGTCGGCCAGGGAATCAGCCTGACCTGTATCGGGATTGGCCTTGGAATTGCAGTTGCTTTGGGATTAACGCGGTTGTTAACGACGCTGCTCTATTCAGTCAGTGCGAGTGATCCGCTGACGTTTTTTGGTATGGGATTGCTTCTGGTAGCTGTTGCCTGTCTGGCCTGCACCATGCCGGTCCGGCGGGCAATGAAGGTCAATCCCGTTGTGGCCCTGTGGAGTGCAGCGGCTTGA